A region from the Mycolicibacterium litorale genome encodes:
- a CDS encoding adenylate/guanylate cyclase domain-containing protein, whose protein sequence is MEVESSGERSDGAGDEERTPSRGSAGPLGWLYHANHSPGVVEFLRRARRALPGDPDFGDPLSADGVGGPRAAARVADRLLDREAVSREISLGALQVWQALTERVAGRPANPEVTLVFSDLVGFSSWSLSAGDDATLRLLRRVAQVFEPPLLEAGGRIVKRMGDGSMAVFTDAATAVRAVLAAMSAVRTVEVDGYTPRMRVGVHTGRPQRIGSDWLGVDVNIAARVMERATRGGLVVSQTTLDSIPADEFEALDVTVKRQRRQVFSIKPDGVPPDLAMYRMRRAKPTVDESQDDDS, encoded by the coding sequence GTGGAGGTCGAGTCGTCCGGCGAACGATCCGACGGTGCCGGGGACGAGGAACGGACGCCGTCGCGAGGGTCGGCGGGACCCCTCGGGTGGCTGTACCACGCCAACCACAGCCCCGGGGTGGTCGAGTTCCTGCGCCGGGCCCGCCGCGCCCTGCCCGGCGATCCTGACTTCGGTGATCCGCTGTCGGCCGACGGTGTCGGCGGACCGCGTGCCGCCGCCCGCGTCGCCGACCGGTTACTGGACCGCGAGGCCGTCTCGCGGGAGATCAGCCTCGGCGCCCTCCAGGTGTGGCAGGCGCTCACCGAACGGGTCGCAGGAAGACCCGCCAACCCCGAGGTGACGCTGGTCTTCAGCGATCTGGTCGGGTTCTCGTCGTGGTCGCTGAGCGCCGGTGACGACGCCACCCTGCGATTGCTGCGACGGGTGGCGCAGGTATTCGAGCCGCCGCTGCTGGAGGCCGGCGGGCGCATCGTCAAACGCATGGGCGACGGGTCCATGGCGGTGTTCACCGATGCGGCGACGGCGGTGCGCGCGGTGCTCGCCGCCATGAGCGCGGTCCGGACAGTCGAGGTCGACGGGTACACCCCGCGGATGCGGGTCGGCGTGCACACCGGTCGGCCGCAGCGGATCGGCTCGGACTGGCTGGGGGTGGACGTCAACATCGCCGCGCGGGTGATGGAACGGGCGACCCGCGGGGGTCTGGTGGTGTCGCAGACGACGCTCGACAGCATTCCCGCCGACGAGTTCGAGGCGCTCGACGTCACCGTCAAGCGGCAGCGCCGTCAGGTGTTCAGCATCAAACCCGACGGGGTGCCGCCGGATCTGGCCATGTACCGCATGCGCCGGGCCAAGCCCACGGTCGACGAGTCCCAGGACGACGACTCCTAG
- the pheT gene encoding phenylalanine--tRNA ligase subunit beta: protein MRLPYSWLREVVAAGAPGWYVSTDELEQTLIRIGHEVEEVLPVGPVTGPLTIGRVADIEELTGFKKPIRAVKVDVGEPEPRDIVCGATNFAVGDLVVVALPGTTLPGDFTIAKRKTYGRTSDGMICSTAELNLGADHSGILVLPPGTAEPGTPAADVLGLDDVVFNLAITPDRGYCLSVRGMAREIACAYDLDYVDPADVPALPAEGEALPVTIDPGTGVQRFGLRPVTGIDPAAVSPWWLQRRLLLSGIRAISPAVDVTNYVMLEIGHPMHAHDRGLITGGFRVRFAEPGETVVTLDDVERTLDPADVLIVDDTATAAIGGVMGAGTTEVRETTTDVLLEAAVWDPAAVSRTQRRLHLASEAGRRYERTVDPAISVAALDRCATLLADIAGGTVEPRLTDWRGDPPRDDWSPEPVSMALDRPDRTAGVDYAPGTTEKRLTQIGAVVRVEGDRVTAVPPSWRPDIKQPADLVEEVLRLEGLERIPSVLPAAPAGRGLTATQKRRRAIGKSLALSGYVEILPTPFLPAGVFDVWGLAADDPRRATTQVLNPLEADRPHLATTLLPGLLEALSRNVSRGAADTALFAIAQVVEPTETTRAVDRIPNDRRPTDDEIATLDASLPRQPQHVGAVLTGLREPAGPWGRGRPVEAADAFEAVRIVGRAAGVEFTLRAAQQLPWHPGRCAEVLIGETVVGYAGQLHPAVVERAGLPKGTCAVELDLDAVPITELLPAPRVSPFPAVFQDVSLIVDDDVAAQSVVDAVRSGAGELLEDVRLFDVYTGPQIGEGRKSLALALRFRATDRTLTEDEASAARDAAVQTAAELLGAVQRR from the coding sequence ATGCGATTGCCGTACAGCTGGCTGCGTGAGGTGGTGGCTGCCGGTGCTCCGGGCTGGTATGTGTCCACCGACGAACTCGAGCAGACCCTGATCCGCATCGGCCACGAGGTCGAGGAGGTGCTGCCCGTCGGTCCGGTGACCGGACCGCTGACCATCGGCCGGGTCGCCGACATCGAGGAGCTGACCGGGTTCAAGAAGCCGATCCGCGCCGTCAAGGTCGACGTCGGCGAGCCCGAGCCGCGCGACATCGTCTGCGGTGCAACGAACTTCGCGGTGGGCGACCTGGTCGTGGTGGCGCTGCCCGGAACCACGCTGCCCGGTGACTTCACGATCGCCAAGCGCAAGACCTACGGCCGCACCTCGGACGGCATGATCTGCTCGACCGCCGAACTCAACCTCGGCGCCGACCACTCCGGCATCCTGGTGCTGCCGCCCGGCACTGCCGAGCCCGGGACGCCGGCGGCCGACGTGCTGGGGCTCGACGATGTCGTGTTCAACCTCGCGATCACGCCGGACCGGGGTTACTGCCTGTCGGTGCGGGGGATGGCCCGCGAGATCGCCTGCGCGTACGACCTGGACTACGTGGATCCCGCCGACGTGCCAGCGCTGCCCGCCGAGGGGGAGGCCCTGCCGGTGACCATCGACCCGGGGACCGGGGTGCAGCGCTTCGGTCTGCGTCCCGTCACCGGCATCGACCCGGCCGCGGTGTCGCCGTGGTGGCTGCAGCGCCGGCTGCTGCTGTCCGGTATCCGCGCGATCTCCCCGGCGGTCGACGTCACCAACTACGTGATGCTCGAGATCGGTCATCCGATGCATGCCCACGACCGCGGCCTGATCACGGGTGGCTTCCGGGTGCGCTTCGCCGAACCGGGCGAGACGGTCGTCACGCTCGACGACGTCGAACGCACGCTCGATCCGGCCGACGTCCTGATCGTCGACGACACCGCGACCGCCGCGATCGGCGGAGTGATGGGCGCGGGTACGACCGAGGTCCGCGAGACCACCACCGATGTGCTGCTCGAAGCGGCGGTGTGGGATCCGGCGGCCGTCTCTCGCACGCAGCGCCGGCTGCATCTGGCCAGCGAGGCCGGCCGCCGTTACGAGCGCACGGTCGACCCGGCGATCTCGGTGGCGGCCCTCGACCGGTGCGCCACGCTGCTCGCCGACATCGCCGGTGGCACCGTCGAGCCCCGGCTGACCGACTGGCGTGGCGATCCCCCGCGCGACGACTGGTCGCCCGAGCCGGTGTCGATGGCCCTCGACCGGCCCGACCGCACCGCCGGCGTCGACTATGCGCCCGGGACCACCGAGAAGCGGCTCACTCAGATCGGCGCGGTCGTCCGCGTCGAGGGCGACCGGGTGACCGCGGTCCCGCCGAGTTGGCGCCCCGACATCAAGCAGCCCGCCGACCTGGTCGAGGAGGTGCTGCGGCTGGAAGGCCTCGAGCGGATTCCGTCGGTGCTGCCCGCCGCCCCGGCCGGGCGCGGTCTGACCGCCACGCAGAAGCGTCGCCGCGCGATCGGCAAGTCGCTGGCGCTGAGCGGCTACGTCGAGATCCTGCCCACCCCGTTCCTGCCCGCGGGTGTCTTCGACGTGTGGGGTCTCGCCGCCGACGACCCGCGCCGGGCCACCACGCAGGTGCTCAACCCGCTGGAGGCGGACCGGCCGCACCTGGCCACGACGTTGCTGCCCGGTCTGCTGGAAGCCCTGTCACGCAACGTCTCCCGCGGTGCGGCCGATACGGCGCTGTTCGCCATCGCACAGGTGGTCGAGCCGACCGAGACCACCCGCGCGGTAGACCGGATCCCCAACGACCGCAGGCCGACCGACGACGAGATCGCCACCCTGGACGCCTCGCTGCCGCGCCAGCCGCAGCACGTCGGTGCGGTGCTGACCGGTCTGCGCGAACCGGCCGGACCGTGGGGCCGCGGCCGCCCGGTGGAGGCCGCCGACGCGTTCGAGGCGGTGCGCATCGTCGGACGTGCCGCCGGTGTCGAGTTCACGTTGCGCGCCGCCCAGCAGCTGCCCTGGCATCCGGGACGGTGCGCCGAGGTGCTGATCGGGGAGACCGTCGTCGGCTATGCCGGACAGCTGCACCCGGCGGTGGTGGAACGGGCCGGCCTGCCGAAGGGTACGTGCGCGGTCGAACTGGACCTGGACGCGGTGCCCATCACCGAACTGCTGCCTGCCCCGCGGGTGTCACCGTTCCCCGCCGTCTTCCAGGACGTCAGCCTGATCGTCGACGACGACGTCGCGGCGCAGAGTGTGGTCGACGCAGTGCGTTCCGGTGCGGGGGAGCTGCTCGAGGACGTGCGGCTGTTCGACGTCTACACCGGTCCCCAGATCGGGGAGGGCCGCAAATCGCTCGCGCTCGCCCTGCGGTTCCGGGCCACCGACCGGACGCTGACCGAGGACGAGGCGAGCGCCGCGCGCGACGCGGCGGTGCAGACCGCGGCCGAGCTGCTCGGGGCCGTTCAGCGCCGCTGA
- a CDS encoding acetylornithine transaminase, whose protein sequence is MTLQDRWQAVMMNNYGTPPLALASGDGAVVTDTEGRSYVDLLGGIAVNLLGHRHPAVIEAVTRQLNTLGHTSNLYATEPGIALAEALVGHLGTPARVFFCNSGAEANEVAFKITRLTGRTRIVAAQNAFHGRTMGALALTGQPAKQAPFAPLPGDVTHVPFGDVEALAAAVDDRTAAVFLEPIMGESGVVVPPAGYLAAARDITTRHGALLAIDEVQTGVGRTGAFYAHQHDGITPDLVTLAKGLGGGLPLGACLAVGAVGDLLTPGLHGSTFGGNPVCTAAGLAVLETLADDDLIARAGVLGKTLSHGVEELNHPLVDHVRGRGLLIGIVLRAAAAKTAEAAARDAGFLVNAAAPDVIRLAPPLVVTDAQIESFLGALPGVLDTAAEVANP, encoded by the coding sequence GTGACGCTCCAAGACCGGTGGCAAGCCGTGATGATGAACAACTACGGCACCCCGCCGCTGGCGCTGGCCAGCGGGGACGGCGCCGTCGTCACCGACACCGAGGGAAGGTCCTACGTCGACCTGCTCGGCGGCATCGCGGTCAACCTGCTCGGCCACCGCCACCCCGCCGTCATCGAGGCCGTCACCCGCCAGCTCAACACCCTGGGCCACACCTCGAACCTGTACGCCACCGAGCCCGGTATCGCCCTGGCCGAGGCGTTGGTCGGGCACCTCGGCACCCCGGCACGGGTGTTCTTCTGCAACTCGGGAGCCGAGGCCAACGAGGTCGCCTTCAAGATCACCAGGCTGACCGGACGGACTCGGATCGTGGCCGCGCAGAACGCCTTTCACGGCCGCACCATGGGTGCGCTGGCGCTCACCGGCCAGCCGGCCAAGCAGGCGCCGTTCGCACCGCTGCCCGGCGACGTCACCCATGTCCCGTTCGGCGACGTCGAGGCGCTGGCCGCAGCGGTCGACGACCGGACGGCGGCGGTGTTCCTCGAACCGATCATGGGGGAAAGCGGTGTGGTCGTCCCGCCGGCCGGCTATCTGGCGGCCGCGCGTGACATCACCACCCGGCACGGGGCGCTGCTGGCCATCGACGAGGTGCAGACCGGGGTCGGGCGCACCGGCGCGTTCTACGCCCACCAGCACGACGGCATCACCCCCGACCTCGTGACGTTGGCCAAGGGCCTCGGCGGCGGGCTGCCGCTCGGCGCCTGCCTCGCTGTCGGCGCCGTCGGGGATCTGCTGACCCCCGGACTGCACGGCAGCACGTTCGGCGGCAACCCCGTGTGCACCGCGGCCGGTCTGGCGGTGCTGGAGACGCTGGCCGACGACGACCTCATCGCCCGCGCCGGGGTGCTCGGCAAGACGCTGAGCCACGGTGTCGAGGAGCTGAACCATCCGCTGGTCGACCACGTCCGCGGCCGAGGTCTGCTGATCGGCATCGTGCTGCGCGCCGCCGCCGCCAAGACCGCGGAGGCCGCGGCGCGCGACGCCGGATTCCTGGTCAACGCGGCGGCACCCGACGTGATCCGGCTGGCCCCGCCGCTGGTGGTCACTGACGCACAGATCGAGAGCTTCCTCGGCGCCCTGCCCGGCGTCCTCGACACCGCCGCGGAGGTGGCGAACCCATGA
- the argB gene encoding acetylglutamate kinase, giving the protein MSTGTESSTTATKAQVLAAALPWLKQLHGKVVVVKYGGNAMIDDTLKAAFAADMVFLRNCGVHPVVVHGGGPQISAMLKRLGIPGDFRGGFRVTTPEVLDVARMVLFGQVGRELVGLINAHGPYAVGITGEDAHLFTAVRRDVMVDGVATDIGLVGDVERVDTAAVLDLIAAGRIPVVSTIAPDAHGVVHNINADTAAAALAGALNAEKLVMLTDIEGLYTDWPNRDSLVSQIDTATLAELLPKLEAGMVPKIEACLRAVDEGVPSAHVIDGRVEHCVLVELFTDEGTGTKVVSS; this is encoded by the coding sequence ATGAGCACCGGCACCGAGTCCAGCACCACCGCGACCAAGGCGCAGGTCCTCGCCGCAGCGCTGCCGTGGCTCAAACAGCTGCACGGGAAGGTCGTCGTCGTCAAGTACGGCGGCAACGCCATGATCGACGACACCCTCAAGGCCGCGTTCGCCGCCGACATGGTGTTCCTGCGCAACTGCGGGGTGCACCCCGTCGTCGTCCACGGGGGTGGTCCACAGATCAGCGCGATGCTCAAACGGCTCGGTATCCCCGGCGACTTCCGTGGCGGCTTCCGGGTGACCACGCCCGAGGTGCTCGATGTCGCCCGCATGGTGTTGTTCGGCCAGGTCGGCCGCGAACTCGTCGGCCTGATCAACGCGCACGGCCCCTACGCCGTCGGCATCACCGGTGAAGACGCGCACCTGTTCACCGCGGTGCGGCGTGACGTCATGGTCGACGGCGTTGCCACCGACATCGGTCTTGTGGGCGACGTCGAACGGGTCGACACCGCTGCCGTGCTCGACCTGATCGCTGCCGGCCGCATCCCGGTGGTGTCCACGATCGCGCCGGACGCGCACGGCGTGGTGCACAACATCAACGCCGACACCGCCGCCGCCGCGCTCGCCGGGGCGCTGAACGCCGAGAAGCTCGTGATGCTCACCGACATCGAAGGGCTCTATACCGACTGGCCCAACCGGGACTCGCTGGTCAGCCAGATCGACACCGCCACACTCGCGGAGCTGTTGCCGAAGCTGGAGGCCGGTATGGTGCCCAAGATCGAGGCCTGTCTGCGCGCCGTCGACGAGGGCGTGCCCAGCGCACACGTCATCGACGGCCGCGTCGAGCACTGTGTGCTGGTCGAACTGTTCACCGACGAGGGGACCGGCACCAAGGTGGTGAGCTCGTGA
- the pheS gene encoding phenylalanine--tRNA ligase subunit alpha, with protein MAGNLSEEALTDAVDAARRAFGQAADLDALARAKTEHLGDRSPIAVARQSLGSLPKTERADAGKRVNVARTDAQRSYDERLAALRAERDAAVLVAERIDVTLPSTRQPVGARHPITILAENIADTFVAMGWELAEGPEVETEQFNFDALNFPPDHPARSEQDTFHIAPEGSRQVLRTHTSPVQIRALLERDLPVYIISIGRTFRTDELDATHTPVFHQVEGLAVDRGLTMAHLRGTLDAFARAQFGPQGGTRFRPHFFPFTEPSAEVDVWFPGKKGGPGWVEWGGCGMVNPNVLRACGIDPDVYSGFAFGMGLERTLQFRNGIPDMRDMVEGDVRFSLPFGVGA; from the coding sequence GTGGCCGGAAACCTGTCCGAAGAGGCGTTGACCGATGCGGTCGACGCGGCCCGCCGTGCGTTCGGTCAGGCCGCCGATCTCGATGCGCTGGCGCGCGCCAAGACCGAACATCTGGGGGACCGGTCGCCCATCGCGGTGGCCCGCCAGTCGCTGGGCAGCCTGCCGAAAACCGAACGCGCCGATGCGGGCAAGCGGGTCAACGTCGCCCGCACGGACGCCCAGCGCAGCTACGACGAACGCCTCGCGGCACTGCGCGCCGAACGCGACGCGGCGGTCCTGGTCGCCGAACGCATCGACGTCACGCTGCCGTCGACGCGCCAACCGGTCGGCGCCCGCCACCCGATCACGATCCTGGCCGAGAACATCGCCGACACCTTCGTCGCGATGGGCTGGGAACTGGCCGAGGGTCCCGAGGTGGAGACCGAACAGTTCAACTTCGACGCGTTGAACTTCCCGCCGGACCACCCCGCCCGCAGCGAACAGGACACGTTCCACATCGCGCCCGAGGGTTCGCGTCAGGTGCTGCGCACGCACACCTCACCGGTTCAGATCCGCGCGCTGCTGGAGCGGGATCTGCCGGTGTACATCATCTCGATCGGCCGCACGTTCCGGACCGACGAACTCGACGCCACCCACACGCCGGTGTTCCATCAGGTGGAGGGGCTCGCCGTCGACCGGGGTCTCACGATGGCGCATCTGCGCGGCACGCTCGACGCCTTCGCGCGCGCACAGTTCGGACCCCAGGGCGGCACCCGGTTCCGCCCGCACTTCTTCCCGTTCACCGAACCGTCGGCCGAGGTCGACGTGTGGTTCCCCGGTAAGAAGGGCGGACCCGGCTGGGTGGAATGGGGCGGCTGCGGCATGGTCAACCCGAATGTGTTGCGCGCCTGTGGGATCGACCCCGACGTGTATTCCGGCTTCGCATTCGGCATGGGTTTGGAGCGAACATTGCAGTTCCGCAACGGGATTCCCGATATGCGCGACATGGTCGAAGGTGACGTGCGGTTCTCCCTGCCGTTCGGAGTGGGCGCCTGA
- the argC gene encoding N-acetyl-gamma-glutamyl-phosphate reductase produces the protein MTSVAVAGASGYAGGEILRLLLGHPAYADGRLTIGALTAAGSAGTMLGEHHPHLLPLADRTLAPTDVDTLSGHDVVFLGLPHGHSAALAEQLGDDTLIVDCGADFRLTDPSAWERFYGSPHAGSWPYGLPELPGGREKLAGAKRIAVPGCYPTAALLALLPAVAEDLVEPAVTIVAVSGTSGAGRAAKTDLLGAEVIGSARAYNVGGKHRHTPEIAQGLRAVTDRDVTVSFTPVLIPTARGILATCTARTSAPLSQLRTAYEKAYHAEPFVHLLPEGQLPKTGSVIGSNAAQLAVAVDEDAQTFIAIAAIDNLVKGTGGAAVQSMNLALGWPETEGLSIVGVAP, from the coding sequence ATGACTTCTGTCGCGGTCGCCGGGGCCAGCGGGTACGCCGGCGGGGAGATCCTGCGCCTGCTGCTCGGCCATCCGGCCTACGCCGACGGCCGGTTGACGATCGGCGCGCTCACCGCCGCCGGCAGCGCGGGCACCATGCTGGGTGAACACCACCCGCACCTGTTGCCGCTGGCCGATCGGACGCTGGCCCCCACCGACGTGGACACGCTGTCCGGGCACGACGTCGTCTTCCTCGGTCTGCCGCACGGCCACAGCGCCGCGCTGGCCGAACAACTCGGCGACGACACGCTGATCGTCGACTGCGGCGCCGATTTCCGGCTGACCGACCCGTCGGCGTGGGAACGTTTCTACGGATCGCCGCACGCCGGCAGCTGGCCGTACGGCCTGCCCGAACTACCCGGCGGCCGCGAGAAGCTGGCCGGCGCCAAGCGGATCGCGGTGCCCGGCTGCTATCCCACCGCTGCGCTGTTGGCGCTGCTGCCCGCCGTCGCCGAGGACCTCGTCGAACCCGCGGTGACCATCGTCGCCGTCAGCGGCACCTCCGGCGCCGGCCGTGCCGCCAAGACCGATCTGCTCGGCGCGGAGGTCATCGGTTCGGCCCGTGCCTACAACGTCGGCGGCAAGCACCGCCACACCCCCGAGATCGCGCAGGGGCTGCGGGCCGTCACCGACAGGGACGTCACCGTGTCGTTCACCCCGGTGCTGATCCCCACCGCGCGGGGGATCCTCGCCACCTGCACGGCAAGGACTTCCGCACCGCTGTCGCAGCTGCGCACGGCCTACGAGAAGGCTTACCACGCCGAACCGTTCGTGCATCTGCTACCCGAGGGGCAGCTGCCCAAGACCGGTTCGGTGATCGGCAGCAACGCCGCGCAGCTCGCAGTGGCCGTCGACGAGGATGCGCAGACGTTCATCGCGATCGCCGCGATCGACAACTTGGTCAAGGGCACCGGAGGCGCCGCCGTGCAGTCGATGAACCTGGCGCTGGGGTGGCCGGAGACGGAAGGACTGTCGATCGTGGGGGTCGCACCGTGA
- the argF gene encoding ornithine carbamoyltransferase produces MRHFLRDDDLSPDEQAEVLALAAELKKDPLLHRPLAGPRGVAVIFDKNSTRTRFSFEVGIAQLGGHAVVVDGRSTQLGREETLEDTGKVLSRYVDAIVWRTFAQERLTAMAAGATVPVVNALSDEFHPCQVLADLQTLIERRGALPGLRMSYFGDGANNMAHSLMLGGATAGMHVTIAAPHGFEPHPMFVAAAHERAQQTGGSVTVTADPHQGADGADVLVTDTWTSMGQENDGLDRVRPFRPFQVNSGLLDRADSDAVVLHCLPAHRGHEITDDVIDGPHSAVWDEAENRLHAQKALLVWLLERSG; encoded by the coding sequence ATGAGACATTTCCTGCGCGACGACGATCTGAGCCCCGACGAGCAGGCCGAGGTGCTGGCGCTGGCCGCCGAGCTCAAGAAGGATCCGCTGCTGCACCGGCCGCTGGCCGGTCCGCGCGGTGTCGCGGTGATCTTCGACAAGAACTCGACGCGCACCCGGTTCTCCTTCGAGGTGGGGATCGCCCAACTCGGCGGACACGCGGTGGTGGTCGACGGGCGCAGCACCCAGCTGGGCCGTGAGGAGACTCTCGAGGACACCGGAAAGGTGTTGTCCCGCTACGTCGATGCGATCGTGTGGCGCACGTTCGCCCAGGAGCGGCTCACCGCGATGGCCGCCGGTGCGACGGTGCCGGTGGTCAACGCCCTGTCCGACGAGTTCCACCCCTGTCAGGTGCTCGCCGACCTGCAGACCCTGATCGAGCGCCGGGGCGCGCTGCCGGGTCTGCGGATGTCCTACTTCGGCGACGGCGCCAACAACATGGCGCACTCGCTGATGCTCGGTGGCGCCACCGCGGGGATGCACGTGACGATCGCGGCGCCGCACGGCTTCGAACCCCACCCGATGTTCGTCGCCGCGGCACACGAGCGTGCGCAGCAGACCGGCGGATCGGTCACCGTCACCGCGGATCCGCATCAGGGTGCCGACGGCGCCGACGTGCTCGTCACCGACACGTGGACGTCGATGGGCCAGGAGAACGACGGTCTGGACCGGGTGCGCCCGTTCCGGCCGTTCCAGGTCAACAGCGGCCTGCTGGACCGCGCCGACTCCGACGCCGTTGTGCTGCACTGCCTGCCTGCCCACCGCGGGCACGAGATCACCGACGACGTCATCGACGGGCCGCACAGCGCGGTGTGGGACGAGGCCGAGAACCGGCTGCACGCGCAGAAGGCGCTGTTGGTGTGGTTGCTGGAGCGGTCGGGATGA
- a CDS encoding oxygenase MpaB family protein yields the protein MTARTTPKPTANGLRSCGTPPDPLGPDSLTWKYFGDLRTGMLGVWIGAIQNMYPELGAGVEDHSVLLREPLQRVARSVYPIMGVVYDGDRAAQTGEQIKSYHTTIKGTDHAGRRYHALNPETFYWAHATFFMLIIKTAEYFCGGLTEAEKRQLFDEHVQWYRMYGMSMRPVPATWEEFGEYWDRKCREELEINQATLDIFSIRIPKPWFVLMPTPVWDQLFKPMLGAQRWIAAGLFDPAVRERAGMRWTPGDEVLLRLFGKLVELAFVAVPDEIRLHPRALAAYRRAEGKLPADAPLVEAPAFMGPPADRRGLPMHYVPRRKTLLDKAGSLVHTTFSLAGLRQARGRGKAA from the coding sequence ATGACCGCGAGGACCACCCCGAAGCCGACGGCGAACGGCCTGCGTTCGTGTGGGACGCCCCCGGATCCGCTGGGACCGGATTCGTTGACCTGGAAGTACTTCGGAGATCTACGCACCGGCATGCTGGGCGTGTGGATCGGCGCGATCCAGAACATGTATCCCGAACTCGGTGCCGGCGTCGAGGACCACTCGGTCCTGTTGCGCGAACCGCTGCAGCGCGTCGCCCGGTCGGTGTATCCGATCATGGGCGTCGTCTACGACGGGGACCGCGCCGCCCAGACCGGCGAGCAGATCAAGAGCTACCACACCACGATCAAGGGCACCGACCACGCCGGCCGGCGCTACCACGCACTGAACCCCGAGACGTTCTACTGGGCACACGCGACGTTCTTCATGCTGATCATCAAGACCGCCGAGTACTTCTGCGGCGGCCTCACCGAAGCCGAGAAGCGCCAGCTGTTCGACGAGCACGTGCAGTGGTACCGCATGTACGGGATGAGCATGCGGCCCGTGCCGGCGACGTGGGAGGAGTTCGGGGAGTACTGGGACCGAAAGTGCCGCGAGGAACTCGAGATCAACCAGGCGACACTCGACATCTTCTCGATCCGCATTCCGAAACCGTGGTTCGTGCTGATGCCGACGCCGGTATGGGACCAGCTGTTCAAACCGATGCTGGGCGCACAGCGGTGGATCGCCGCGGGATTGTTCGACCCCGCGGTGCGCGAACGCGCGGGGATGCGCTGGACGCCGGGCGACGAGGTCCTGCTGCGGCTGTTCGGCAAACTCGTCGAGCTGGCCTTCGTCGCCGTCCCCGACGAGATCCGCCTGCATCCGCGGGCGCTGGCCGCCTACCGGCGCGCCGAAGGCAAACTGCCGGCGGACGCCCCGCTGGTGGAGGCGCCGGCGTTCATGGGCCCGCCCGCCGACCGCCGCGGCCTGCCGATGCACTACGTCCCACGCCGCAAGACGCTGCTCGACAAGGCCGGCTCACTGGTGCACACGACGTTCTCTTTGGCGGGTCTGCGTCAAGCCCGCGGACGCGGTAAGGCAGCCTGA
- the argJ gene encoding bifunctional glutamate N-acetyltransferase/amino-acid acetyltransferase ArgJ: MTESNVAGQAAPAPLIRTQGVTAPAGFRAAGVAAGIKASGALDLALVLNEGPDHTAAGVFTRNQVQAAPVLWSRQVLTTGRLRAVILNSGGANACTGPLGFQDAHATAEAVAAALSDWGSETGAIEVAVCSTGLIGDRLPMDKVLGGVTEIVHEMAGGLSGGEEAARAIMTTDTVPKQVALHHPDNWTVGGMAKGAGMMAPSLATMLCVLTTDAVADAEALNTALRRAAARTFDRLDIDGSCSTNDTVLLLASGASEIAPTQEQLDEAVLRVCDDLCAQLQADAEGVTKRIAITVSGAPTEDDALTAARLLARDSLVKTALFGSDPNWGRVLAAVGMVPFTIDPNRITVSFNGSPTYVNGAGAPGAREVDLSGADIDVRVDLGLGGGEATVRTTDLSHAYVEENSAYSS; encoded by the coding sequence GTGACCGAATCGAACGTCGCCGGCCAGGCGGCTCCGGCGCCGCTCATCCGCACCCAGGGCGTCACCGCCCCCGCGGGGTTCCGGGCCGCAGGCGTCGCGGCCGGGATCAAGGCCTCCGGTGCGCTCGACCTCGCCCTGGTCCTCAACGAGGGGCCCGACCACACCGCCGCGGGCGTGTTCACCCGCAACCAGGTACAGGCCGCGCCGGTGCTGTGGAGCCGCCAGGTGCTCACCACCGGGCGGTTGCGCGCCGTGATCCTCAACTCGGGCGGCGCCAATGCCTGCACCGGCCCGCTTGGCTTCCAGGACGCCCACGCCACCGCCGAGGCGGTGGCCGCGGCCCTGTCGGACTGGGGTTCGGAGACCGGCGCCATCGAGGTCGCCGTCTGCTCGACAGGTCTGATCGGCGACCGGCTGCCGATGGACAAGGTGCTCGGGGGCGTCACCGAGATCGTCCACGAGATGGCCGGCGGTCTGTCCGGTGGCGAGGAAGCCGCCCGCGCCATCATGACCACCGACACCGTGCCGAAACAGGTTGCGCTGCACCATCCGGACAACTGGACGGTCGGCGGGATGGCCAAGGGCGCGGGCATGATGGCGCCGTCACTGGCCACGATGCTGTGCGTGCTCACCACCGACGCCGTCGCCGACGCCGAGGCGCTGAACACCGCGTTGCGCCGCGCGGCCGCCCGTACCTTCGACCGGCTCGACATCGACGGCAGCTGCTCGACCAACGACACCGTGCTGCTGCTGGCCTCGGGTGCCAGCGAGATCGCTCCCACCCAGGAACAGCTCGACGAGGCGGTACTGCGGGTGTGCGACGACCTGTGCGCCCAACTGCAGGCCGACGCCGAAGGGGTCACCAAACGCATCGCGATCACGGTCAGCGGCGCACCCACCGAGGACGATGCGCTGACCGCGGCCCGCCTGCTCGCCCGAGACAGCCTCGTCAAGACCGCGCTGTTCGGCTCCGACCCGAACTGGGGCCGGGTGCTGGCTGCGGTCGGCATGGTGCCGTTCACCATCGACCCGAACCGGATCACGGTGTCGTTCAACGGATCCCCAACGTATGTCAACGGTGCGGGAGCGCCCGGCGCCCGTGAGGTCGACCTGAGCGGTGCGGACATCGACGTGCGTGTCGACCTCGGGCTCGGCGGCGGGGAAGCGACGGTGCGCACCACGGATCTGTCGCACGCCTACGTCGAAGAGAACTCGGCCTACAGCTCATGA